A single region of the Ursus arctos isolate Adak ecotype North America unplaced genomic scaffold, UrsArc2.0 scaffold_10, whole genome shotgun sequence genome encodes:
- the LOC113251099 gene encoding LOW QUALITY PROTEIN: protocadherin-8 (The sequence of the model RefSeq protein was modified relative to this genomic sequence to represent the inferred CDS: inserted 1 base in 1 codon; substituted 2 bases at 2 genomic stop codons): HIVLGQTGILASSVAAAGVRSCTKTVNFHTYEEEAHGPDISVLSDCVLFNYQLEVPHQFCLIKFNSSLFRVCEDYRQLTVGDAGLDHEWLCGQAPQCVLVFAVVSFLKEQVRLVHEEVELRDISDQGLRFPWAQIPVAVSKGAATHTHIPLEAPVDKDVRASRLQSVRLTEPHSPFRVELQKRADGVQCADLELLQELDRESQAAYSLELVAQDCGRPPRSATAALSVRVLDANDHSSAFPKGAVVEVELAEDSPVRSLLLXMDAAHPDEGPNGYVVFAFGARTPPEARRLFRLDLRSGRLTLAGPVDYERQDTYELNVRAGRGPRCRASTCKVIVRIRDVSSNALDITITQLAAPSSFAPSPFASTATAAAAAALGGADATSPTWPGRLKARAISLVPERAARESLVALVSTSDRDSGANWRVRGALYAQEHFRRQPAYARSCLVVTAASLNRERNLTLVAXDRGAPRLRTLRPYTVRVSDENDNAPLFTRPVYEVSVRENNPPEAXLAMVAARDPDSGLKGQVTYRLLETIGVRALRLVDLTPGELHARRCFDRGELAELQLGLEALDGGSPPRRAGAEPCGSAQLPLPQGGPLGADEGLSAEPTCTLLPCDCGPGVLALHPVTGEPSLQRRLSPQLTGQLMAVVVVRDGGQPALSCTTALRLAPTDLAPPGGKVVLMPPPPPPPPPKKEAEGSSWRCTVQGAGRLPGFPVVLMDVLASGCSLMLVAIATVTCSSQGEARTRRKKLCEHSPSRSHARSGQVGPSRKALGAAFVGFPLRFFPMMVPFFIYAEAHEGEAAEISLSWDSGVFLCSSLWERSGILWAQVDHPSSLS, encoded by the exons CACATTGTGCTGGGCCAGACTGGAATTCTTGCAAGTTCTGTGGCTGCAGCCGGTGTCCGGTCTTGCACCAAAACTGTCAATTTCCACACCTATGAGGAGGAAGCCCACGGCCCCGATATCAGTGTTCTATCTGACTGTGTTCTGTTTAATTACCAGCTCGAGGTACCACACCAGTTCTGCCTGATAAAGTTCAACAGCTCACTGTTCAGGGTGTGCGAGGACTACAGGCAGCTCACTGTCGGGGACGCGGGTCTGGACCACGAGTGGCTGTGCGGCCAGGCACCACAGTGCGTGCTGGTCTTTGCCGTGGTCAGCTTCTTGAAGGAGCAGGTCCGGCTGGTGCATGAGGAGGTGGAGCTGAGGGACATCAGTGATCAAGGGCTGCGCTTCCCCTGGGCCCAGATCCCCGTGGCGGTGTCCAAGGGCGCGGCCACGCACACGCATATCCCGCTAGAAGCGCCTGTGGACAAGGACGTGCGGGCCAGCCGGTTGCAGAGCGTGCGCCTGACTGAGCCTCACAGCCCCTTCCGGGTGGAACTGCAGAAGCGCGCGGACGGCGTCCAGTGCGCGGACCTGGAGCTGCTACAGGAGCTGGACCGCGAGAGCCAGGCCGCCTACAGCCTGGAGCTGGTGGCCCAGGACTGCGGCCGCCCGCCGCGCTCTGCCACAGCCGCCCTCAGCGTGCGAGTGCTGGACGCCAACGACCACAGTTCGGCCTTCCCGAAGGGCGCGGTGGTCGAAGTGGAGCTGGCGGAGGACTCTCCCGTGCGCTCCCTGCTGC CAATGGACGCGGCCCATCCCGACGAGGGCCCCAATGGCTACGTGGTGTTCGCCTTCGGTGCCCGCACCCCGCCCGAGGCGCGCCGCCTCTTCCGCCTGGACCTGCGCTCGGGCCGCCTCACCCTGGCAGGACCGGTGGACTACGAGCGGCAGGACACCTATGAGCTGAACGTGCGTGCGGGCCGAGGACCGCGGTGCCGGGCCTCCACCTGCAAGGTCATCGTGCGCATCCGTGACGTCAGTAGCAACGCTCTGGACATCACCATCACCCAGCTGGCCGCCCCGAGCTCATTTGCCCCCTCTCCCTTCGCATccaccgccaccgccgccgccgccgccgctctcGGTGGTGCGGACGCGACCTCGCCGACCTGGCCCGGGAGGCTAAAGGCCCGCGCCATCTCTCTGGTGCCAGAGAGGGCGGCGCGCGAGAGCCTGGTGGCGCTGGTCAGCACCTCAGACAGAGACTCGGGCGCCAACTGGCGGGTGCGGGGCGCCCTCTACGCGCAGGAGCACTTCCGGCGGCAGCCGGCCTACGCGCGCAGCTGCCTGGTGGTGACCGCGGCGTCGCTGAACCGCGAGCGCAACCTGACGCTGGTGGCCTAGGACCGCGGCGCGCCCCGGCTACGCACCTTGCGGCCCTACACGGTGCGCGTGAGTGATGAGAACGACAACGCGCCACTCTTCACACGGCCGGTCTACGAAGTGTCGGTGCGTGAGAACAACCCGCCCGAGGCCTAATTGGCCATGGTGGCGGCCCGAGACCCTGACTCGGGCCTCAAGGGCCAGGTCACCTACCGGCTTCTGGAGACTATAGGGGTTCGCGCCTTACGTCTCGTGGACCTCACCCCTGGGGAGCTGCACGCACGAAGGTGCTTTGACCGCGGTGAACTGGCCGAGCTGCAGCTGGGGCTGGAAGCACTCGACGGCGGCTCTCCGCCGCGCCGCGCCGGGGCCGAGCCGTG TGGCTCAGCCCAGCTGCCTCTTCCCCAGGGAGGGCCCCTGGGGGCAGACGAAGGCCTCAGCGCCGAGCCAACTTGCACGCTTCTCCCGTGCGACTGCGGCCCCGGGGTGCTAGCACTGCACCCGGTGACGGGTGAGCCCTCTCTTCAGCGCCGCCTGTCCCCACAGCTCACGGGCCAGCTGATGGCGGTCGTCGTGGTGCGGGACGGAGGCCAGCCGGCCCTGTCCTGCACCACTGCTTTGCGCCTAGCGCCGACGGACTTGGCGCCACCTGGCGGAAAAGTGGTGCTcatgccgccgccgccgccgccgccgccgccaaagaaggaagcagagggatCCTCCTGGCGGTGCACAGTGCAGGGAGCAGGGCGTCTGCCTGGCTTCCCCGTCGTGTTGATGGATGTTTTGGCCAGTGGTTGCAGCCTTATGCTGGTGGCCATTGCTACCGTGACTTGTTCCAGCCAAGGCGAGGCTAGGACTCGAAGGAAGAAGCTTTGTGAGCATAGCCCGAGCAGGTCCCACGCAAGGAGTGGCCAGGTTGGCCCAAGTCGCAAAGCGCTAGGGGCTGCCTTCGTGGGCTTCCCGCTGAGGTTCTTCCCGATGATGGTGCCCTTTTTCATTTATGCAGAGGCCCACGAGGGTGAGGCTGCGGAGATTTCCCTGTCCTGGGATAGCGGGGTGttcctgtgctcctctctttgggAGAGGAGCGGGATCCTATGGGCCCAGGTAGACCACCCTAGCAGCCTTAGTTAA